A section of the Salvelinus fontinalis isolate EN_2023a chromosome 33, ASM2944872v1, whole genome shotgun sequence genome encodes:
- the LOC129831899 gene encoding complement C1q and tumor necrosis factor-related protein 9-like: MDFEPGRGDNNGNLKPEPKPTNPDSTECGPVSPKPRKIVAFTAKLNICDSYPTHSSILKFANVLVNEGDGYTTHTGKFNCPLAGLYHFTLHMSTYGRTQCSILKNGQRVVSAYHTSLPNKCCQVVSIGSVVELTEGDQVWVNLWGPTRHDIFATEDNDTVFVGFLLA; encoded by the exons ATGGATTTTGAACCTGGCCGTGGAGACAATAATGGAAACCTTAAGCCTG AACCCAAACCCACCAATCCTGATTCAACAGAGTGTGGCCCAGTGAGTCCCAAACCAA GAAAGATTGTAGCCTTCACAGCCAAACTAAACATTTGTGACAGCTACCCAACTCACAGCAGTATCCTGAAGTTTGCCAACGTCCTGGTCAATGAGGGAGACGGCTATACTACTCATACAGGGAAATTCAACTGCCCGCTGGCTGGCTTGTACCACTTCACATTGCATATGTCCACCTACGGCCGCACCCAGTGTAGTATCTTAAAGAATGGCCAGCGGGTTGTCTCAGCATACCACACCAGCCTGCCAAACAAGTGTTGCCAGGTAGTCAGCATTGGTAGTGTGGTTGAGCTCACTGAAGGAGACCAGGTTTGGGTTAATCTGTGGGGACCTACAAGACATGACATTTTTGCTACTGAAGACAATGACACTGTGTTTGTTGGGTTTCTTTTGGCATAA